The Acanthochromis polyacanthus isolate Apoly-LR-REF ecotype Palm Island chromosome 2, KAUST_Apoly_ChrSc, whole genome shotgun sequence genome contains a region encoding:
- the LOC127531821 gene encoding primary amine oxidase, liver isozyme-like, producing the protein MNSLLKWALILFFLISIILNIVLIGLHSSRSTKCSAQRVHPLRGKHDERSLVFADLTLEEYSQVQQYMLKQKDLDISTKQLTKPSENFLFLIDRSLPKKADVLAYLDTKGPKPAREATVVVLYGAKGYIKEYVVGPLPNPTYHRDVTKERYNMDLPINSRLATIGEYALMFQFLDAEVFSKLTKIMKESFDVDEKKPLNAFEQMPRGVRAGDRKTWISFFRDMDGMYIHPVGFEVLLNHESLNASQWRVEKLMYNGKYFNTVEDLKDAYDKGTVKKIVYKETPDYGSLRPRNKPLQIGPQQFYAEGKRYSIQNNHVLYLDWSFAFGLSSLTGMRVFDVRFKEERILYELSVQEAMSIYGSVTPGMILTKFLDSSIGIGRFAHELARGVDCPYEATYVDTYRYIDVPIPMRFRNSICIFEHNMGQPLRRHFADFFHNSYGGMANSALVFRTVTAIGNYDYMWDFIFYQSGSVEAKVHATGYIASSYLVDGSLKHGHQVAENVLGNIHTHFMNFKVDLDVAGVKNMFQTKDMEYVNVSLPWMPDRFAMVPQLVEKQVKTEKEAALRHGTKTPRYLHIASNTKNRWGHNRSYRLQVYSFAGDHLPESEAEERSMSWARYKVAITKHKDLEQTSSSLYSQNGMWTPAVDFSKYIEDNENIENEDLVAWVTAGFLHIPHAEDIPNTVTVGNGGGVLLRPHNYFNEDPSIHSADSVFFSPGAENSCDNNRMACLAQETCSPVLEPFTFHGFEGVMKFEDWL; encoded by the exons ATGAACTCTCTACTGAAATGGGCTCTCATCCTGTTCTTCCTCATCTCCATCATTCTGAACATCGTCCTGATCGGCCTCCACTCCAGCAGGTCGACCAAATGTTCCGCTCAGCGTGTTCACCCGCTGCGGGGAAAACACGACGAGCGCAGCCTCGTGTTCGCTGACCTCACTCTGGAAGAGTACTCGCAGGTCCAGCAGTACATGCTCAAGCAGAAGGACCTGGACATCTCCACCAAACAGCTCACCAAACCATCTGAAAACTTCTTGTTCTTAATAGACCGGTCTCTGCCAAAGAAAGCTGACGTTCTGGCTTACCTGGACACGAAAGGTCCCAAACCAGCGAGAGAAGCGACGGTGGTGGTTCTCTACGGTGCCAAAGGTTACATCAAGGAGTATGTAGTGGGGCCTCTTCCCAACCCCACATACCACAGAGATGTCACCAAAGAGAGGTACAACATGGATCTGCCCATCAATTCACGTTTGGCCACCATCGGGGAATACGCGCTGATGTTTCAGTTTCTTGACGCTGAAGTTTTCTCCAAACTGACGAAAATCATGAAAGAGAGTTTCGATGTGGATGAGAAAAAACCACTGAACGCCTTCGAGCAGATGCCCCGGGGAGTCCGAGCCGGAGACAGAAAGACTTGGATCTCCTTCTTCAGGGATATGGATGGAATGTACATCCACCCGGTGGGCTTCGAGGTGCTGCTGAACCATGAGAGCCTGAACGCGTCCCAGTGGAGAGTGGAAAAACTGATGTATAACGGCAAATACTTCAACACTGTAGAAGATCTGAAGGACGCATATGATAAGGGGACTGTTAAGAAAATAGTTTACAAGGAGACACCTGATTATGGCTCTCTGAGACCCAGGAACAAGCCTCTGCAGATCGGCCCGCAGCAGTTTTACGCAGAGGGGAAACGCTACAGCATCCAGAACAACCACGTCCTCTACCTGGACTGGAGCTTCGCCTTCGGCCTGAGCTCCCTTACAGGCATGAGGGTGTTTGATGTGCGCTTCAAGGAGGAGAGGATCCTCTACGAGCTGAGCGTGCAGGAGGCCATGTCCATTTACGGTTCAGTGACACCGGGGATGATTCTCACCAAGTTTCTGGACTCTAGCATCGGGATAGGGCGCTTCGCGCACGAACTTGCCCGTGGCGTGGATTGCCCCTACGAGGCCACATACGTGGACACGTACCGCTACATCGATGTTCCAATTCCCATGAGGTTCAGGAATTCAATCTGCATCTTTGAGCACAACATGGGTCAGCCCCTGAGGAGACACTTCGCGGACTTTTTCCACAACAGCTACGGAGGGATGGCGAACAGCGCGCTGGTGTTCAGGACCGTCACAGCTATTGGGAACTATGACTACATGTGGGATTTCATCTTCTACCAGAGCGGATCAGTGGAGGCCAAAGTGCACGCCACAGGCTACATCGCCTCTTCCTACCTGGTGGATGGCAGTCTGAAACACGGACACCAAGTAGCAGAGAATGTCCTGGGAAACATCCACACTCACTTCATGAACTTCAAGGTGGACCTGGATGTGGCTG GTGTGAAGAACATGTTCCAGACCAAAGACATGGAGTACGTTAATGTGTCGTTGCCATGGATGCCTGATCGCTTCGCTATGGTGCCTCAGCTGGTGGAGAAGCAGGTCAAAACAGAAAAG GAAGCCGCCCTGCGTCACGGCACCAAGACGCCTCGCTACCTCCACATCGCCAGCAACACTAAGAACCGCTGGGGACACAATCGCTCCTACAGGCTGCAGGTTTACAGCTTCGCAGGAGATCACCTCCCAGAGAGTGAGGCTGAGGAGAGGTCCATGTCCTGGGCCAG GTATAAGGTTGCCATCACCAAGCATAAGGACTTAGAGCAGACCAGCAGCAGTCTGTACAGTCAGAACGGCATGTGGACTCCAGCTGTGGACTTCAGCAAGTACATTGAAGACAACGAAAACATAGAAAACGAG GACCTGGTTGCCTGGGTGACCGCCGGTTTCCTCCACATCCCTCACGCCGAGGACATCCCCAACACGGTAACCGTTGGCAACGGGGGCGGGGTCCTGCTGCGGCCCCACAACTACTTCAATGAGGACCCCTCCATCCACTCTGCTGACAGCGTGTTCTTCAGCCCGGGTGCTGAGAACAGCTGCGACAACAACAGGATGGCCTGCCTTGCTCAGGAGACCTGCAGCCCCGTCCTGGAGCCCTTCACCTTCCACGGCTTCGAgggagtcatgaagtttgaagaCTGGCTGTGA